gggtgggggtgcctaTAGCCTGCTGAGCCAGAGGGGGCGGAGAAGGTAGGCCGGAGACAAGGAAACACTGAGGGCGCTGGGGGAGGGAGTTCAGGGGTTAAAAGCCATGGGCCAGGGCTGAAGTTGGAGGTAGCTGGCGGCAGAAGCTCTTggacctgcccacccccacccctccacccctctcTCAGGTAGGGTCGGCCtgggggcgggcggggcggggagtgatggagggaggaggaagaggacagCCGAGTCAGGGAGatggcagggaatccaggagcccACATGGAGAGATAGCGACATGGCAGCGTGCTGCAGACATGGTGGTAGATGAGGACAGCCGGGAGATAAACGCGGGTTGAGATCAAGTGGAGACAGATTCTGAGAGGTGAGCACAGGGGGTCGGGGACACCCTGCCAGAGGGGCCTGAGGCTGGGCAGGgcaagcaggggaggggaggatgggcGAGTGAGCCCTgcagagggctgggggtgggggaggctaatCAGCAAGGGTGAGctacccccccagcccccccaccccacaccccaccagcCCCAGGCAAGCAGGAGTCCCAGCAGCTGCAGGATGCTCTCCAACCCAGCAGAGGATGGTATTGGAGTTTGGGTGGGGACTGGGGATGCCCAGATGGAgaagatgccaggctgggatgcgaGGGCCGCGGGGATTTAGTTCAGAAATGTGGAGTTTGGGGCCAGCCCTGAACACCCCGCTTGGACTTCTCTGCAGGCCCTGCGCTGCCCCCCAGCCCCGGGAGCCGCTGCCATGTGGCCCCTGGCCGCCTTGATCGCTTCTCTGACCGTGGCCTTGACCGAAGGTGAGAATGCGCGGGGGTGGAGGCGGGGTGGCGACCTCGGACAATGGTGGGAGTTGTcgggactggggtgggggggcgtgggAGCCGCCGGCTCCGCCTCCCACCCACATGGGGCTGGGCCTGATCTAGACAGCCCAGAGAACTTCTGGGTTGTCCTTGAGTAAACCCTGGTTTGCCTCCTGGGGCAGCCCCATCCTCCCCAGTGGCTACAGCCAGTCCCGCTCTGAGgattccccacctccacccccgagATTTTCTATCTTCTCAATTCTGTTCACTGgggtctgccccacccccaccctctctctctctctctctctctctctctctctctctctctctctcacgcacgcacgcacgcacgcacacacacacacacacacacacactcactcacacacacactcacgcacacacacaatgcCCCCACAGTCTCCTCTACCACATGCAAGGTCCCTGGGGACATCAGTGCAGCCGAGCAGACTCAGGTTCAAATCCTGCAGCTGCCACTGCCTGGCTGTATGCCTCAGAGCGTGGCCGCATCTCCGTGGTGCCTCCCTTGCTGGGTTTCTTCAGCTGCAAAATGGGAGCAAGTTGAGTTCACCAAGGGTGGCTGTGAACATTCAAATTAAGACTGTTGAGCAAAGTGTGCCGTGAGTGGCAGGTGGAAGAGACTCAAACATTAGTCATTATTATTGCTTTATTGTCATTATTATCTCTTCGGTCTCAGCctctcccagaacctgctagttcgTGTTGTTCTCTAAGCCTTTTTGGGGTGGCCCCAAACCTTTCTGACCCCACCTACAGTTGATCCCCAAAGATTGCCAAGCTCCTGCCCCATGCCTCTGCAGACACCCCCAAACCTCCCTCTCATTTGGTCCATtcaaactcaccgtgaccctagaggacagagtagagctgcccgtgtgggtttctgagattgtaactctttaggggagtagaatgcctcatctctgtccctcagagtggctggtgggtttgaactgctgacctcgcggtTCGCAGCCCAACTCTGCAGAGGAGAGCTCTGGAATTGGCATCCAGGTCTCGTGCATTCATCCAACAAGCAGCCAAGGCTGGGCACTGTGCTGCAGGGTGGTGTGTGAACACTGGGCCATCCCTCCTTCCAGCACCCAGAGCCTGAGGAGAGGAGGGGCATGTTTTGGGGAGACAGGGGATACAGGCAAGCTGcagaccaggggttctcaaccttcctcatgccataaccctttcatacagttcctcatgtggtggtaactcccccaaccataaaattattttcgttgctgctttatcactgtcatttcactactgtgatgaatcgggcggcctctgtgaaagggtcgtttgaacccCCCAAggcggtcatgacccacaggttgagaaccgctgtagacCATCACTCCAATAAGTAGTTAGTGATTGGTTGCAACTGTGACATGAGGGGAGAGCTTTGTGGAGGGGCCAAGCCAGGACCATGGTGGAAATGGAGCCTCCCCTGATGGTGACACAGGGTTCCAGGCAGAACCAGGCTCCGGGCACCATCTTTGCCCATCCGTCAGGTGGCTCTTCTCTTTGGGCAGCTCTCCTGAGACTCATGTCCATCTTCTTGGGGCCACCTGGATGCCACCCCCGTCCCTAGACTAGGAGCTCCATAGGCCTGGTCCTATGGAATTGTCAATAACCCAACAAGACAGTGTTGTGTGTCTGTGAATAGATCCCAGATCCTAAAACTCCACCTACAGCCACAgcatcgattctgactcccagctgcCCAGGGTGGTAAGCACTGGGCCACTGCGTCCTCCTCTTTATGACTCATTAACAACTCTGTGTGACAGAGTCCCACTGCGCACTGTGCCCCCATCAGATTTCCCAGGCTGTAGTCTTTAcggaaacagcctcatctttcaaccaAGGAGTGGGTTAGTGGGCTCGAACCTACCACCTTTCCATAAGCAGCCAAGAGctttaaccgctgcaccaccagatCGACTGTCCTGGCCCATAAGGACCCGAGATAGCTGCCCCAAAGGGCTTTTTCAAGGCCATCATCGTGACCAAGCAGATCCTCAGGTCTCTtctccgcagagcagctggtgggtctgggtcatggaactttctgttagcagccacgtGGTTAGCCAATGCTCCACCGGGCCTTCCCTGAGTCAGGTGCACTCCTCTCATCACTCCACAGTCTCACAGTAGCAGCAGAGCAAGACTTGGAGACAGAAGGGTCCTGTCCCCAAGACACTCAAAGGGCCCGAACCAGgatccaagtccatttcaacccCATGGTCTTTTGAAAAgcaactctctttctctctttctttcttcctttcttcctttcttcctttcttcctttctctttcatTTTGAATCAAATGAGAGTGCAGTGGACCCCCATGGTGGTGCCACATGGTCAACACCATTAGTTGCTAGCCAAGAAGGTGTaggtttgagtcatgtcccactcGGAGGcatcccatgtgacagagcagggctgccccagaggggcagtggttctcaacctgtgggtcttgacccctttggggggtcaaacgaccctttcacaggggttgcccaattcatcatagtagcaaaatgacagtgatgaagtagcaacgaagataatgttatggtcggggttggggggggggtggtcaccaccacatgaggaactgtgtgaaagggtcacggcgtgaggacggttgagaaccactggtctataggGTTGCTTCGAGTGACTATGGTAGTGAGTGGCTTTGGTttccatctttacgggagcagacagttaGATAATTTCAACTGGGCTGGTCCAAACTGAcaaccttgtcattagcagctctcatttgctgccatggagtgaatttgactcctagtgaccccataggagagggtagaactgcccctgtggggttctgagatggtaactctttgaggggattagaaagcttcctctttcttcctcggggcagatggtggttttgaaccactgacctcgaggttagcagcccaatgaatgacccactaggccaccagggcactTGCATCTAAGCTGCAGTTAACTTATATAAGTGCCCAGTGAGAGCAGTGCATACTGCTCTGGCTTCCCTTCAGGGAATCTGAAGCCAGTGACTTAGACAGGCTAATACAATCAGCAAGAGCATGTAGCTGCAATTGGTCCCTCTCTGTCCTTCTGTCCTGCTGGCCACTCCAACACCGGGCACATTGCCTGGTGCACCAGACACTTAGTCATGGACTTGTACTGCATACCGGGCACAATGCTAGATCCTGAGGATGTTGCATGTTGTCAATgcaactttcagccaagatgggGGGAGATAGACAAGAAACTTTAAAAGGACTTGAGTCTAAACAAATAAAAAGGGAAGTGAGCAATAGTCGTTCACAAGTAGATCAAACAGATAAGCAGGGGAAATGACTTCAGGTTAACTAAACAGAGAAGCGAATAAGACTATCAATAGGAGGGAATGTGAAAGGGAATGAATGGCTGAGGGTCAGAAAGGGACAATGGGCCAGATGGCCAGGAAAGTTCTCTCTGAAGAGGTGACATTTGGGTTGAGTTCTCAGACATGCAATCTCTAGATTGGGCACCACTGTCCAGTAGAACTTTCTGCTGTGAAGAAAAATGGTCTAGATCTACCTTTTCCAGCATGGTAGCCACTGACCACATGGGGGCCACAGAGTATTTGAAAAGTAGGTGGTGCAAGGATGGACTACATTTTAAACTTGAATTCATTTTAACGACTGTAAATTTTAATAGCCACATATGACTGGCGACACCATATCGGACTGCAAAAATCTAGAGAAAGAGCATTCCGGGGTGAGGGAACAGTGGGTACCAAGATTCTGAGGTTTGGTGTGTCTAAAGATGAGGTCTACGTAGTCAGAACAGATTGAATGAAGGGGATAGTGGAAGGGGAGAAGCTGGCAGCATCCAGAGAATGATTAGTCCTACAAACCTTGAGAAGGCTCTGGGTTTTATTTTAAAGGATCTCtaactatctatccatctatctatctatctatctatctatctatctatctatctatctatctttacctCTCCCACCAAGTCAAGAGCTTGTAGCAACACCCCCTAcaggactataactgtttatggtagtagaaagcccagtctttctcccaaggagttgttggtggtttcgaaccaccgaCCATGCCGACAGCAACACAGCGTGTGaccaccaggccaccagagctccttaaaggaAGCCACAGCAGGATGCTAAACCTAGGAGTGACATGGCCTGGCTTTCCTTGTTCAGAGACCCACCCAGTTGCTTTTGAGAACAGTGGGCTGGAGGAGTGCACAAGTGATCACTCTGGGTCCCCGATGCTGTAAATGATTAATGCCcgtggctgctaaccagatgGTTCGTTTAAGTCCACCCAGGGagaccttggaagaaaagtctggggatctgcttctgaaaaaaaaacagccattggaaaccctgtggaaggcagctcttccttggcatgcctggggtcgccatgagctggaatcaactcaccaTGGTTGGTTTGGTAGTCAATCAAGCGAAAAAACTTGATAGGGTCATCTCTGGCAGGATCAAGCTGAATGATGGCAGGCCAACTGGCTAGAACTGAAGGGATGGTGGGTATTTGGGGGATGATGCAAACCGGGCTTGCTGGTTATACTTTCTGAAGaaactagaaaaagaaaagatagcTTCCAAGAGGATTTGAACACAAGACTGTGGAAGGTACAGTTTGGGTGGAGAAAACCAAGTTGGGGGATACAAAGTTTGAGATGCAGAGAAACATTCACGTTGATCATTGGTCGTATATACCTTTGGCATTTGAAGGAAGAGCTCAGGGCTGGAGATGTGAACTTGGAAGCAGTTAGCTTAGGGACAGCATGGAACACCATAGAAGCACTGGGCAGAGACAGATGTTGAAAGGTGGGGTACCTGGATGAATGAAGAGATGGGTGGATGTGGATCGATGGGCAAACAGGAGATGGTAGTTGAAGAATCTGCCATTGAAACCCATATGGAGCATTGTCCTCCTCTGATACTCATgggctcaccatgagttagaatggactttcAATGGCAACCAGTTCCCTAGTGTAGTCCTTCAGAGTAGAGATGGGAACTTTGGAGCAGGGTGAGGGCAGGCAGATGGTTGCTGGGATGTTGACTGAGATTCGAGTAGATGAGTTAATGGATGGTGGCTGAGTGTTTGCATATATAGTTGATGGTGGGtggatgaatagatggatggGAGGGCAGATGGACAGAAGAATGATTGAAAAGGTTGGATAGGGATAGGTGAATGGATGGAAGGAGCAAAGGGTGGATGTGCATGTGGGTGAATGGATGGGATGGATAGgtgagtgaatggatggatggatggatggatggatggatggatggatggatggatggatggatggatggataggtgggtgaatggagggatggatggatggatgggtgggtgggtgggtggatggatggattgataggTGAGTGgatggagggagtgagggagggataGGTGGGTGAATGGAGAGATGAGCTAGGTGGATATTATTCACATAATTATGAAAGCCATCATAATTTCTGCCTCCTGAAATCCATTCCTCCATGCATAAAGAATAGAGAAAATTCAAGTGAGGAAAATCaggcatgttagtctgggtactttagagaaacaaatccccagaaactcatgtatgagagagttttatataaaggttaagtgcacctcaagaaaacatccaaacccagcgttacccaagcccacaagtccaacattaaccatatgtcccaccccaattcaaagtcctcctccatctcacaaaacacacacaatgatgccgactgcaggaggaaagccgagtcagtgagtgtgtaaacatctcagcgctggcaggggtctccacatggctgctccagcacccaaggttgCATCattgtaggtccacgtggcttctcctcagggatgtcttgcaggaagggagccttgccagctgaagcagggaactggccaaggcagctgcaccctagtcccaaccgtcagaaagcaagagacccgagaacttgaaaggcaaggctcagtgagccatttatctctccgcccttcaattaaccccacgtgtttatcagccaggttggaacaataaactaactacctcatcagGCTTCGGCTTCCTTGGAAGAAGCATCCTCATTCCCTGAACTCTTCTCTGAAACCCCATGGAAGATTTTGGCATTTGTGCAGAGAAGAAGGCTGGCTGCTATCTTGCTTTGACTCATCTCCGCTGGATGAAAAATggagcgcgcgcgcacgcacacacacacaaacacacacactccaagaGAACGAGATGAGTCATTAATTCATAGTCATGCAGAGCAAAATTCTTCCTCCGCTTCCTTAAATAATTTGTCctacccctttctctcccctacCAGGGATCTCTCAGGAATACTCCAAGATTCTGAATGGCACCAATGGACCCAATGGCTTTCTCCCAGGCGGCTACACCTGCTTCCCCcactctcagccctggcaggtggCCCTACTAGTGAGAGGGCGGCTACTCTGTGGGGGGGTCCTCATACACCCCAAGTGGGTCATCACTGCTGCACATTGTCTGAAGAAGTATGTGGGGAATGGGGTgggtgggctggggtggaggATAGGATACAGATGAGGATGGGGCTGgagtggtgggtgggaggggagttGGAGTTCTAGGGGGGTTGGGGGTTTAGGGTTGGGGACGGTCTTGTGGTGAGAGCTGTTTAATATGGAGACCAGGCGGTAGGTGATGTTGTAGTGGAGATGAAGTTGGGAGGTTTCGGGGATTGGAgttggggaaggaaggaagagatgagtttggtgtttggagaTGAGAGAGTGGAATGGGTCAGAGTTAGTTTGGGGATTGGGAAGAGGCTGAGGGACAAGACTAGGGAGGGCATGGAGAagagtctgtctgcttccttaacctcGTTCCTTCACCTGCAGGGGGTACACAGTTTACCTGGGCAAGCATGCCCTGGGGCGTGTGGAGCATGGAGAGCAGGTGAGGGCGGTAGTTCGCTCTATCCCCCACCCCGAATACCAGAGCAGCCCCACCCACCTGAACCATAACCATGACATCATGCTTCTGGAGCTGCAGTCCCCGGTCCAGCTCACTAACCGCATCCGCATCCTGCCTCTCTCCCACAACAACGGCCTACCCACGGGAACCTGCTGCCGGGTATCTGGTTGGGGCACTACCAGCAGCCCCCAGGG
The sequence above is drawn from the Tenrec ecaudatus isolate mTenEca1 chromosome 18, mTenEca1.hap1, whole genome shotgun sequence genome and encodes:
- the KLK13 gene encoding kallikrein-13 yields the protein MWPLAALIASLTVALTEGISQEYSKILNGTNGPNGFLPGGYTCFPHSQPWQVALLVRGRLLCGGVLIHPKWVITAAHCLKKGYTVYLGKHALGRVEHGEQVRAVVRSIPHPEYQSSPTHLNHNHDIMLLELQSPVQLTNRIRILPLSHNNGLPTGTCCRVSGWGTTSSPQVNYPKTLQCANIQLRSDEECHQVYPGRITANMLCAGTPEGGKDSCEGDSGGPLVCNGTLYGIISWGDFPCGQPNRPGVYTRVSQYILWIRETIRKHNGKWMDVTRTEAAESQ